The following are encoded in a window of uncultured Pseudomonas sp. genomic DNA:
- a CDS encoding YnfA family protein produces MSLLNTLGLFALTAVAEILGCYLPYLWLKQGKSIWLLLPAAASLALFVWLLSLHPTATGRVYAAYGGVYVATAIVWLWLVDGIRPSHWDLLGAAVALFGMAIIMFAPRSV; encoded by the coding sequence GTGAGCCTGCTCAACACCCTCGGTTTGTTCGCGCTCACGGCTGTGGCTGAAATCCTGGGCTGCTATCTGCCCTATTTATGGCTGAAACAGGGCAAGAGCATCTGGCTGCTGCTACCGGCCGCAGCCTCGCTGGCGTTGTTTGTCTGGCTGCTGAGCCTGCACCCAACCGCCACCGGGCGAGTGTATGCGGCGTATGGCGGGGTGTATGTCGCCACGGCCATTGTTTGGTTGTGGCTGGTGGATGGCATTCGCCCCAGCCACTGGGATTTGCTCGGGGCCGCTGTGGCCTTGTTCGGCATGGCGATCATCATGTTCGCCCCGCGTTCTGTTTAA